A single genomic interval of Aegicerativicinus sediminis harbors:
- a CDS encoding lamin tail domain-containing protein — protein MNRFLPLSLLLFLISVTSGFPQSKIIISQYIDTETGTTPKGIELFNVSNSYIAFSPTNKLEIYRGLNGGPCQQIISIDNGILYQNEVMVFGTNDVINYATTNGTDLSSAHFYNFTFNGNDAIEIYLGGVLQDQFGTCGMDPGNYWQGSGVKTADQNIAIKNGLCVGDPDGWLDPSERFTTISSTPSINLTGMGTAPQACTIMNPTIIALPNQLIGFSYFENSGPSNAQNLTIEGFALTTDLVINAPTNFEISLDPNTNFTQNLSFSPIANKVSKRTIYIRLKSGLPPNTYTETIGLSSNGVNINVPLEGRVYNPLANLVITELMYNTTGSFDDEWIEICNPTLLDFNISGYQVKINNVLTFTFPANSIISNESCITLNIGDGGGTEFNIDCPFTPTYGNPTGTDRLTNSTGKTISLVANDNLTNVDEVTYNPQNGADGNGSSLHVIDINLNNSITSYNWQEVRYGGSPGLNSLTSQCAPTTPEINVEGNLGAFPDIPNGDTTPSGLDNTLFAGQFVGSSQTKSYRIQNLGGADLTINNINITGQNSGDFAVTLNPDSVIAPGEITNFEITFSPSSIGPRTATVSISNNDSDENPYKFTVGGTGLCYESSNTISPTSGPVGTVVNVVGTNLIGATAKIGNIEIVPTYINNTSMELAIPDSAVTSTLIITDNKGCVTSFVFEVLEEHRSGCEGNTFLSELFISEVTDATYGGLSYIEIYNPTEFAINLSTYSIRIFFNGNSNFDEQPLNGLIQPGDVFVLSAGIDSPLAQNKNCNSILGGKGELADQSSTVLEGINKTDFGHDFIGLYNAGTLIDAFGVQGDNSWMDSLPTTISGDSGFNFRRFSTANPLPSNSFNPLDWLIIDWMGSKPASCSNNDYSNIGIHDYSSGVPPTISSQPSLDENSCELNQILSVETEEGFTGGNALNYQWFVLATNASVWESIDSSDIDYSGQQTSELIIGHSYLKNGYQYYVQVMEEDMTCYKISNAVRINSKATIWDGTNWSKGQPNLESIAIIDSDYNSTVEGSFSACQLVVKDGNSLFIENTKHIEVENNIWIYGSDLNNYGEIIVRTGGSVLQNNGKATTNLIGTGKITVEKVTAPANNWYEYTYWSSPMSNETVGQGLAEANPNRRYILKGENYLDALAETNNNNTYSPGQDGIDDDGNDWIKVSAETVMQPGVGYAATQNPQTFGSLPGSTLPIQLKYTFNGILNNGNYNIPVYRNDSELADDNWNFIGNPYPSAVDALKFLDVNSGTLDGAIYLWSQNTAPSSTANGNQALNFTDSDYAIINGSGALAGGDGIIPDMFIPSCQGFFITYSNNGFVNSLNGNIAQGTVIFNNEMRSVEGSANSKFFRTRSDEKEFLRLDLTTESKVFSQILVSFLNGATEKLDPIYYDFPRKKITYGNIYTFAKEDTTPLAIQGRGLNSLNEDSEIAIGFSTYITDPTIFKLSLTELKGTFLSSHPVILKDNLKGIIHDLTQSDYYFTSEKGNFNDRFSIVFANNLLNNEEVQANENSIYIHKLNHNWIEIGTDKETISNIVMTDLLGRTILEKKANQNAIQLKTSTETGIYVFKISLLNGSTILKRVLLSY, from the coding sequence ATCAAAATATTGCAATAAAAAATGGTTTGTGCGTCGGAGATCCAGATGGGTGGTTAGATCCAAGCGAACGGTTTACAACCATTTCAAGTACTCCTTCTATTAATTTAACCGGCATGGGTACGGCTCCACAAGCTTGTACTATAATGAATCCTACCATTATCGCTTTACCAAACCAATTGATAGGCTTTTCTTATTTTGAAAATTCTGGACCTTCCAATGCTCAAAATTTAACTATTGAGGGTTTTGCACTAACAACAGATTTAGTAATAAATGCTCCAACTAATTTTGAAATTTCTTTAGATCCGAATACCAATTTTACTCAGAATCTGAGCTTTTCACCAATAGCAAACAAGGTTAGTAAAAGGACCATTTATATTCGATTAAAATCGGGACTTCCACCAAATACTTACACAGAAACTATCGGTTTATCAAGTAATGGAGTAAATATAAATGTCCCTTTGGAAGGCAGGGTTTACAATCCTTTGGCAAATTTGGTCATCACAGAATTAATGTATAACACAACAGGTTCTTTCGATGATGAGTGGATAGAGATATGCAATCCTACTTTATTAGATTTTAACATAAGCGGCTACCAGGTTAAAATCAATAATGTATTAACGTTCACCTTTCCCGCAAATTCCATTATTTCAAACGAAAGTTGCATTACATTGAACATTGGCGACGGAGGAGGTACAGAATTTAATATCGATTGTCCGTTTACTCCTACCTATGGCAACCCAACTGGCACAGATAGACTTACAAATTCAACAGGAAAAACAATTTCTTTGGTTGCCAACGACAATCTCACTAACGTTGATGAGGTTACTTATAATCCTCAAAATGGAGCCGACGGCAATGGTAGTTCACTCCATGTTATTGATATAAATCTAAACAATTCAATAACCTCTTACAACTGGCAAGAGGTTCGCTATGGTGGCTCTCCTGGGTTAAATTCCTTAACCTCACAATGTGCCCCTACGACTCCGGAAATAAATGTGGAGGGTAATTTGGGTGCATTTCCAGATATACCAAACGGTGATACAACTCCAAGCGGATTAGACAATACCTTATTTGCTGGTCAATTTGTTGGCTCATCCCAAACCAAATCATACAGAATTCAAAACTTAGGCGGAGCAGATCTTACAATAAACAACATTAATATAACTGGGCAGAATTCAGGGGATTTTGCGGTTACCTTAAATCCTGATTCTGTAATAGCACCTGGTGAAATCACAAATTTTGAAATTACCTTTTCTCCTTCCTCAATTGGCCCAAGGACAGCTACAGTTTCGATTTCCAATAACGATTCAGATGAAAACCCATACAAATTTACGGTTGGTGGAACAGGATTATGTTATGAATCCAGTAATACAATTTCACCAACTTCTGGACCCGTTGGAACGGTGGTTAATGTTGTTGGAACCAATTTAATTGGTGCAACAGCAAAAATAGGTAACATAGAAATCGTCCCAACTTATATTAACAACACTTCAATGGAACTGGCCATTCCAGATAGTGCCGTTACTAGCACCTTAATAATTACGGACAATAAAGGATGTGTAACGAGTTTTGTGTTTGAAGTGCTAGAGGAACATAGAAGTGGTTGTGAGGGAAACACCTTTCTTTCAGAATTATTTATTAGTGAAGTTACCGATGCAACATATGGCGGGCTAAGCTATATTGAAATTTACAATCCTACAGAATTTGCTATTAATTTAAGCACCTATAGTATTAGAATTTTTTTCAATGGAAATTCAAACTTTGACGAACAACCATTAAATGGCCTTATTCAACCAGGTGATGTATTTGTTTTGAGCGCTGGCATTGACAGCCCTCTAGCACAAAACAAAAATTGCAATTCGATATTGGGTGGTAAAGGCGAATTGGCCGACCAATCGAGCACAGTTTTGGAAGGAATCAATAAAACCGATTTTGGCCATGATTTTATAGGGCTTTATAATGCTGGAACATTAATAGATGCCTTTGGTGTACAGGGAGATAATAGTTGGATGGATTCCTTGCCCACAACAATTAGTGGGGACAGTGGATTTAATTTTAGGCGATTTAGTACTGCCAATCCACTGCCTTCGAATTCATTCAATCCATTAGATTGGTTAATTATAGATTGGATGGGTTCTAAACCAGCCTCTTGCTCTAACAACGATTATTCGAATATCGGAATTCATGATTATTCCAGCGGTGTTCCTCCAACAATAAGTTCTCAACCTTCATTAGATGAAAATAGTTGTGAGCTAAATCAAATCCTATCTGTTGAAACCGAAGAAGGCTTTACAGGAGGCAATGCATTGAATTATCAATGGTTTGTTCTGGCTACCAACGCCTCGGTTTGGGAATCGATTGATTCTAGCGATATAGATTATTCGGGACAACAAACTTCTGAATTAATAATTGGTCACAGCTACCTAAAAAATGGATACCAATATTATGTACAGGTAATGGAGGAGGACATGACTTGCTATAAGATATCCAATGCTGTTAGGATAAATTCTAAAGCGACCATTTGGGATGGAACAAATTGGAGCAAAGGGCAACCAAATCTTGAATCAATTGCGATAATAGATAGCGACTACAATAGCACTGTAGAAGGTAGTTTCTCTGCCTGTCAATTAGTTGTAAAGGATGGGAACTCACTTTTTATTGAAAACACCAAGCACATTGAAGTAGAAAATAATATTTGGATTTATGGCTCAGACCTCAACAATTATGGTGAAATAATTGTTAGAACAGGGGGAAGCGTACTTCAGAATAACGGCAAGGCCACAACCAATTTAATAGGCACAGGGAAAATTACGGTTGAAAAGGTAACTGCCCCAGCCAATAACTGGTACGAATATACCTATTGGAGTTCCCCAATGTCTAATGAAACTGTAGGTCAAGGTTTGGCTGAAGCAAACCCAAATAGAAGATATATTCTGAAGGGAGAAAACTATCTTGACGCTCTAGCCGAAACTAATAATAACAATACCTATTCGCCAGGACAAGATGGTATAGATGACGATGGTAACGATTGGATTAAAGTCTCTGCAGAAACAGTGATGCAACCAGGCGTTGGTTACGCCGCCACACAAAATCCTCAAACTTTTGGAAGTCTTCCTGGGTCTACACTTCCAATTCAACTGAAATATACCTTTAATGGAATTTTGAATAATGGCAATTATAATATTCCTGTATATAGAAATGATAGCGAATTAGCTGATGATAATTGGAACTTTATAGGAAATCCATACCCCTCCGCAGTTGATGCCCTTAAATTTTTGGATGTCAATTCTGGAACTCTAGATGGTGCCATTTATTTATGGTCCCAAAACACGGCACCTTCATCAACTGCAAATGGCAATCAAGCATTAAATTTTACCGATAGTGACTATGCTATTATAAACGGATCTGGAGCTTTGGCTGGTGGGGATGGAATTATACCAGATATGTTTATCCCTTCTTGCCAAGGATTTTTCATCACCTATTCAAATAATGGGTTTGTTAATTCATTAAACGGAAATATCGCACAAGGAACCGTAATATTTAATAATGAAATGCGTTCAGTTGAGGGAAGTGCTAATTCAAAATTCTTCCGAACGCGAAGTGATGAAAAAGAATTTTTAAGATTAGACCTTACTACCGAGAGCAAAGTTTTTAGCCAAATTTTAGTATCATTCTTAAATGGCGCCACAGAAAAATTGGATCCTATTTACTACGACTTTCCACGTAAAAAAATAACTTATGGTAATATTTATACATTCGCAAAAGAGGATACAACTCCATTGGCCATACAAGGTAGAGGATTAAATTCCCTAAACGAAGATTCTGAAATTGCAATTGGCTTTTCAACCTATATAACCGATCCTACAATTTTCAAATTGTCTCTAACTGAACTTAAGGGTACCTTTTTATCCTCTCATCCCGTCATCTTAAAGGATAATTTAAAAGGAATTATCCACGATTTAACCCAAAGCGATTATTACTTTACTTCTGAAAAAGGGAATTTCAATGACAGATTTTCAATCGTGTTCGCAAACAATTTGCTTAACAATGAAGAAGTGCAAGCCAATGAAAATTCAATTTACATTCATAAATTAAACCATAATTGGATTGAAATAGGCACCGATAAAGAAACTATTTCCAATATTGTAATGACCGATTTATTGGGCAGAACAATTCTTGAAAAGAAAGCAAATCAAAATGCAATTCAACTCAAAACTTCGACAGAAACTGGAATTTATGTGTTTAAAATAAGCTTATTGAATGGCTCCACTATTTTAAAAAGGGTATTGTTGAGTTATTAA